One genomic window of Columba livia isolate bColLiv1 breed racing homer chromosome 9, bColLiv1.pat.W.v2, whole genome shotgun sequence includes the following:
- the LOC102085059 gene encoding deoxyribodipyrimidine photo-lyase isoform X1 yields the protein MSLAHVHGRAGDIGAAPAPEEGGGRGDATRCWIHAPSPIATPMATPIAHAPCCITLRGPRGCTRPQATTLLRAVLRMRRSRGKRKAEAAKLPRVSRRRKEEEEDAVQEARRRTAPSVREFKYNKKRVRLVSQGSDLKEDARCILYWMFRDQRVQDNWAFLYAQRLALKQELPLHVCFCLVPKFLDATIRHYDFMLKGLQEVTEECAELNIPFHLLLGYPKDVLPAFVVEHGVGGLVTDFSPLRLPRQWVEDIRERLPEDVPFAQVDAHNIVPCWVASPKQEYSAWTFRGKINSQLPEFITEFPPVICHPYPPSCPAEPIAWEACYSSLQVDRTVKEVEWATPGTAAGLAVLQSFIAERLKYFGSHRNNPNKEALSNLSPWFHFGQVSTQRAILEVQKQRGKYKESVDVFVEEAVVRRELAENFCYYNENYDSVQGAYDWAQTTLKLHAEDKRPFLYKLQELEQGTTHDPLWNAAQLQMVQEGKMHGFLRMYWAKKILEWTRSPEEALQFAIYLNDRYELDGRDPNGYVGCLWSICGIHDHGWTERAVFGKIRYMNYAGCKRKFDVGQFERRYTPHTPSQ from the exons ATGTCTCTTGCTCATGTCCACGGGCGCGCCGGGGACATcggcgcagccccggcccccgAGGAGGGAGGTGGGAGGGGGGACGCCACCAGGTGCTGGATCCACGCCCCTTCTCCAATAGCCACGCCCATGGCCACACCCATAGCCCACGCCCCGTGTTGTATAACGCTCAGAGGACCGCGTGGCTGCACG CGGCCCCAAGCAACCACGCTGCTCCGAGCGGTCCTAAGGATGCGGCGGAGCCGAGGGAAGCGAAAAGCCGAGGCCGCGAAGCTGCCACGCGTGTCtcggaggaggaaggaggaggaagaggatgcGGTGCAGGAGGCCCGGCGGAGGACGGCCCCGTCCGTGCGGGAGTTCAAGTACAACAAAAAGCGGGTCCGGCTGGTCTCGCAGGGCTCGGACCTGAAGGAAGACGCTCGGTGCATCCTTTACTGGATGTTCCGGGACCAGCGGGTGCAAG ATAACTGGGCTTTCCTCTATGCCCAGCGCCTGGCCCTCAAACAGGAGCTGCCTCTGCATGTCTGCTTCTGCCTGGTGCCCAAATTCCTGGATGCCACCATCCGCCACTACGACTTCATGCTGAAGGGCCTGCAGGAGGTGACTGAG GAGTGTGCGGAGCTGAACATCCCCTTCCACTTGCTGTTGGGCTACCCCAAGGATGTGCTGCCTGCGTTCGTGGTGGAGCATGGTGTGGGTGGGCTGGTGACAGACTTCAGCCCCCTCCGCCTCCCCCGACAGTGGGTGGAGGACATCAGGGAGCGGTTGCCAGAGGATGTGCCATTTGCACAG GTTGATGCCCACAACATCGTGCCTTGCTGGGTTGCCTCCCCCAAGCAGGAGTACAGTGCCTGGACCTTCCGGGGCAAGATCAACTCTCAGCTCCCTGAGTTCATCACCGAGTTCCCCCCTGTCATTTGTCATCCGTAtcccccgtcctgcccggcaGAG CCCATCGCTTGGGAGGCCTGTTATTCCAGCTTGCAGGTGGACCGCACTGTGAAGGAGGTGGAGTGGGCGACCCCTGGCAcggctgcagggctggctgtgctgcagtCCTTCATCGCAGAGCGACTGAAATACTTTGGATCCCACCGGAACAACCCCAACAAGGAGGCGCTCAGCAACCTGTCCCCATGGTTCCACTTTG GCCAAGTTTCCACTCAACGAGCCATCCTGGAGGTGCAGAAACAGCGGGGCAAGTACAAGGAGTCAGTGGATGTGTTCGTGGAGGAGGCTGTGGTGCGGCGGGAGCTGGCTGAAAACTTTTGCTACTACAATGAGAACTACGACAGTGTGCAAG GTGCCTATGACTGGGCACAAACCACCCTGAAGCTCCATGCCGAAGACAAGAGGCCTTTTCTCTAcaagctgcaggagctggagcaggggacCACGCACGACCCACTGTGGAACGCTGCCCAG CTCCAAATGGTCCAGGAGGGCAAGATGCATGGCTTCCTGCGGATGTACTGGGCCAAGAAGATCCTGGAGTGGACCCGCTCCCCCGAGGAGGCCCTGCAGTTTGCCATCTACCTCAATGACCGCTATGAGCTGGATGGGAGGGACCCCAATGGATACGTAG GCTGCCTCTGGTCCATCTGTGGCATCCATGATCACGGCTGGACAGAGCGGGCTGTCTTCGGGAAGATCCGCTACATGAACTATGCCGGTTGCAAGCGCAAGTTTGACGTGGGCCAGTTTGAGCGTCGCTACA
- the LOC102085059 gene encoding deoxyribodipyrimidine photo-lyase isoform X2 codes for MRRSRGKRKAEAAKLPRVSRRRKEEEEDAVQEARRRTAPSVREFKYNKKRVRLVSQGSDLKEDARCILYWMFRDQRVQDNWAFLYAQRLALKQELPLHVCFCLVPKFLDATIRHYDFMLKGLQEVTEECAELNIPFHLLLGYPKDVLPAFVVEHGVGGLVTDFSPLRLPRQWVEDIRERLPEDVPFAQVDAHNIVPCWVASPKQEYSAWTFRGKINSQLPEFITEFPPVICHPYPPSCPAEPIAWEACYSSLQVDRTVKEVEWATPGTAAGLAVLQSFIAERLKYFGSHRNNPNKEALSNLSPWFHFGQVSTQRAILEVQKQRGKYKESVDVFVEEAVVRRELAENFCYYNENYDSVQGAYDWAQTTLKLHAEDKRPFLYKLQELEQGTTHDPLWNAAQLQMVQEGKMHGFLRMYWAKKILEWTRSPEEALQFAIYLNDRYELDGRDPNGYVGCLWSICGIHDHGWTERAVFGKIRYMNYAGCKRKFDVGQFERRYTPHTPSQ; via the exons ATGCGGCGGAGCCGAGGGAAGCGAAAAGCCGAGGCCGCGAAGCTGCCACGCGTGTCtcggaggaggaaggaggaggaagaggatgcGGTGCAGGAGGCCCGGCGGAGGACGGCCCCGTCCGTGCGGGAGTTCAAGTACAACAAAAAGCGGGTCCGGCTGGTCTCGCAGGGCTCGGACCTGAAGGAAGACGCTCGGTGCATCCTTTACTGGATGTTCCGGGACCAGCGGGTGCAAG ATAACTGGGCTTTCCTCTATGCCCAGCGCCTGGCCCTCAAACAGGAGCTGCCTCTGCATGTCTGCTTCTGCCTGGTGCCCAAATTCCTGGATGCCACCATCCGCCACTACGACTTCATGCTGAAGGGCCTGCAGGAGGTGACTGAG GAGTGTGCGGAGCTGAACATCCCCTTCCACTTGCTGTTGGGCTACCCCAAGGATGTGCTGCCTGCGTTCGTGGTGGAGCATGGTGTGGGTGGGCTGGTGACAGACTTCAGCCCCCTCCGCCTCCCCCGACAGTGGGTGGAGGACATCAGGGAGCGGTTGCCAGAGGATGTGCCATTTGCACAG GTTGATGCCCACAACATCGTGCCTTGCTGGGTTGCCTCCCCCAAGCAGGAGTACAGTGCCTGGACCTTCCGGGGCAAGATCAACTCTCAGCTCCCTGAGTTCATCACCGAGTTCCCCCCTGTCATTTGTCATCCGTAtcccccgtcctgcccggcaGAG CCCATCGCTTGGGAGGCCTGTTATTCCAGCTTGCAGGTGGACCGCACTGTGAAGGAGGTGGAGTGGGCGACCCCTGGCAcggctgcagggctggctgtgctgcagtCCTTCATCGCAGAGCGACTGAAATACTTTGGATCCCACCGGAACAACCCCAACAAGGAGGCGCTCAGCAACCTGTCCCCATGGTTCCACTTTG GCCAAGTTTCCACTCAACGAGCCATCCTGGAGGTGCAGAAACAGCGGGGCAAGTACAAGGAGTCAGTGGATGTGTTCGTGGAGGAGGCTGTGGTGCGGCGGGAGCTGGCTGAAAACTTTTGCTACTACAATGAGAACTACGACAGTGTGCAAG GTGCCTATGACTGGGCACAAACCACCCTGAAGCTCCATGCCGAAGACAAGAGGCCTTTTCTCTAcaagctgcaggagctggagcaggggacCACGCACGACCCACTGTGGAACGCTGCCCAG CTCCAAATGGTCCAGGAGGGCAAGATGCATGGCTTCCTGCGGATGTACTGGGCCAAGAAGATCCTGGAGTGGACCCGCTCCCCCGAGGAGGCCCTGCAGTTTGCCATCTACCTCAATGACCGCTATGAGCTGGATGGGAGGGACCCCAATGGATACGTAG GCTGCCTCTGGTCCATCTGTGGCATCCATGATCACGGCTGGACAGAGCGGGCTGTCTTCGGGAAGATCCGCTACATGAACTATGCCGGTTGCAAGCGCAAGTTTGACGTGGGCCAGTTTGAGCGTCGCTACA